Proteins encoded in a region of the Gammaproteobacteria bacterium genome:
- the rplI gene encoding 50S ribosomal protein L9, with the protein MDVILLDKVENLGGLGDKVKVRPGHARNFLIPQGKAKYATAENIAEFEARRAELEKAAAEALTAAQARAEKLAGMTVTIKANAGEEGKLFGSVGTHEIADAVNEAGGEIERREIRMPEGPIRVTGEYELAVHLHSDVETTIKVVVEAE; encoded by the coding sequence ATGGATGTGATTCTGCTTGATAAGGTTGAAAACCTGGGCGGTCTGGGCGACAAGGTCAAAGTGCGTCCCGGCCATGCACGCAACTTCCTGATTCCTCAGGGCAAGGCCAAGTACGCCACCGCTGAGAACATCGCCGAGTTCGAGGCGCGCCGTGCCGAGCTGGAAAAGGCCGCCGCCGAGGCGCTGACCGCCGCGCAGGCGCGTGCCGAGAAGCTCGCCGGTATGACGGTGACCATCAAGGCCAACGCCGGCGAAGAAGGCAAGCTGTTCGGCTCGGTGGGCACGCACGAGATCGCCGACGCGGTGAACGAGGCGGGCGGCGAGATCGAGCGTCGCGAAATCCGCATGCCGGAAGGCCCGATCCGCGTGACCGGCGAGTACGAGCTGGCCGTGCATCTGCACAGCGACGTCGAGACCACCATCAAGGTGGTGGTGGAAGCCGAGTAA